Part of the bacterium genome is shown below.
TTCCAAAAGGATTATTTGTAGGATATGTAGTCTATGTTGGATTAAAAGACCGTGGTTTGTTTCGTGAAGTGGATATTCTGCCGGCGATTAAATTCTCTAAATTGGAAGAAGTATTGGTAATTGTAAGTAAAGAAATATCTAAACCCAGTTTAAAAAAGATAGAGGAGAAGAATTATTTAACAAATAAACCAACCAATGGTAAAGGAAATGGTTAAGTGTATTGGGTAATGTGGATTGGAATAATTATTCTATGTTTAGTTGGACAAACAGTCTACGCAGATGTCTTAACTATTTGTGAAATAAAACCAGATTTACTCCTGATTATAATAATCTTTTTTGCCTTTAAACACTCATCATTTGAGACAGGAATAATAGGATTTATCGCCGGGATATTACAGGATAGTCTTTCAGGTATTAATCAGGGAATTAATACCTTTACAAAACTGATTATTGGATTATCAGTAAGTAGTATAAAAAAAATCCATAAAGAAAATTTGATTTCTATTTCTTTATCTATTTTTATATTTACACTCATCCAGAATTTATTAATCTTTGCCATTCAATCTATATTCATTATTTCCCCTGGAATTTCCTCACTGAATAGAGTTTTTTTTATTGCCATTTATAATACCATTCTGGGGATTCTTATTTACCCGATAATCCACAAAATAAAATCAGGAGAAGGATAATGCATATTGAACCGACTGAGTCTGAATTAGAAAGATTACGGCAAAGACTTGTTCGATTAACTACAATTATTATCATCGCTTTTGCCATATTAATTGTTAAAGCAATCTATTTACAGATAATAAAAGGAAATTATTATCAAAAGGTCTCGGAAAATAACCGTATTCGGTTAATACCAATTACTGCTTCAAGAGGAATGATTTATGACTGCAATGGGAAGATATTAGCCCAGGATATACCTTCATTTGACATTGCCATCATTCAACTTGGCTTGAACAAAAATGAAATAGAACAAACACTAATCAAGTTAAAAGAGATAGTAGAAATTAATCTAAAAGAGGTGCTGGAGAAGATTCAGGCGAAAAAAAATAAGCCTTTTGAACCCACAGTAATCGTTGCTGATGTAGACCGTGAAATCCTGACTAAAATCGCTGAACGAACAACCGAATTACCAGGTATTATAATTCAAGTTAATCAAAAACGATATTATACCTATGGTCCCATTTGTAGTCATCTCTTAGGATATATTGGTGAAATTAGTAAAGAAGAACTTATCCGTAAATACAATGATGGATATAAATATGGTGATTTAATTGGGAAATCAGGGATTGAAGGATATTATGACCTTTCTTTAAGAGGCAAAAATGGTGGGAAACAAATTGAAGTTGATGTTCGCGGAAGACAATTACAGGTTTTAGGTAATATGGAACCAATCCCTGGTAATAATCTAATTTTGACCATTGATAAGCGGTTACAAGAAATAACCAATGAGGCTCTTGGTGAGAAATCCGGGGCAGTAGTCGTGATGAATCCTAATAATGGTGAAATATTATCTATAGTTAGCAAACCAGGTTTTGACCCAAATATGTTCTTAGGGCATATGACTTCTACTCAGGCTAAACAGATATTTTCTGATAAACAATATCCATTACTTAATCGGGCAATTCAAGCACAATATTCCCCCGGGTCCGTATTTAAAATTATCGTGGCGACCGCGGCATTAGAAGATGAAATTATAAACGAGGACACAAGATATTCTTGTGGGGGAATATACTGGTTAGGGAATAAAAGGTTTATTTGTTTCCAAAAAGAAAAACATGGCTCTGTAGATGTTATGGATGCACTTGCTCATTCCTGTAATATCTTTTTCTATCAAGTTGGGATTAAATTGGGGATAAATAAAATCTCAAAATTTGCCCAGCAAGTAGGATTAGGAGAGAAAACAGGCATTGATTTACCTGCTGAAGCAAGTGGATTAGTTCCTACTCGAAGATGGAAAGAAGAAAAATTTAAAGAATCATGGTATTGGGGAGAAACAGTTAATTTGAGTATCGGTCAGGGATATATTTTAAGCACACCACTACAATTGGCCTGTGCTTTAAGTGCAATTGTAAATGGTGGCAAGATCATTACACCACGAATAGCTAAACAAATGGTAGATTCTTCTGGAAATATAAAGATATTTAATCCCTGGGTAAAAAGGATTATTCCTTTATCAAATCAGACTCAAAAAGTAGTATTCAAAGGATTAGAGGATGTCGTGGCTAAAGGAACAGGTCAAAAGGCTTATTTACCTTATTTAAGAATAGGTGGTAAAACAGGAACGGTGCAAAATCCTACCGGGGAAGACCATGCCCTCTTTGTTTGCTTTGCCCCGGTGGATGACCCGAAAGTAGTTATCGCCGTTCTTGTCGAACATGGAGGTAAAGGCGGTATAGAAGCAGTTCCAGTCGCAAGAAGAATTTTAGAACAAATGGATTGGTCGATATTTAAAGAAAGTGGAGAGGTTAAGGGTTAAGAAAGAAATCGGCAGAGAAAAATTACATCTCCTTCCGTGGCTCAACCTTCTTTAAAAAGGAGAAACGGACATGCCCACAGGGAATGGACACAAAGGAGGATGAAAATCGGGCATAGAGATTAGAGATTAGAAATTGGAGATTAGAGATTAGCAAGAGTGCAGGTTCTAATTCACTAATTCTCTAATCTCTAATTAACTATTTTCAGGAGAACGCTCATGAACCGTGGGTTCACAACAGGAGAATGAAAATAGGGGAAAAACAGGGTGGAGGAAAGATTTTCTCTCTACTCTCTACTCTCTACTTTCTACTCTCTACTTCCTATTTTCAGGAGAACCTATGCTTAATTTTAGTCTAAAAAGAGGGTTTGATTACATTATCTTTAGCTCTGTGATTTTAGTTGCCTGTCTGGGGATACTTATGATTTACAGTGCTACTCAATCATCAGGCTCTAATGTCTTATGGCTTAAACAAACGATGTGGTTTGGAATAGGACTTTTGGGGTTAATCGCTACCGTTTCATTTGATTATCAACTATTAGGTAAATACTCACGAATATTGTATATTCTGGCGATAGTTTTATTAATATTTGTATTGGTGGGAGGTCCTTTGATTCGTTGTGCAAGAAGTTGGGTAGTGATAGGTCCTTTTTCATTTCAACCTGCAGAATTCGCTAAATTAGCCACAATTATTATCCTGGCTGAATATCTTTCAACTAAACGAGAAGGATTAACCTCGATTGAAGAATTTATCTATCCAATGGGATTAGTTGCCTTACCGATGTTTCTTATTCTGATGCAGCCTGATATGGGAACTACATTAGTTTTTCTACCAGTAGTATTAGTTATGCTTTATATCACAGGGGCTAAACCAGTCTATTTAGTTTCATTGACCTCGATAACTATTTTAATTATGGTTTTTTCCTTATTTTTAAGCTGGGAACAACTTCAGATAGTTCATAAAATACCTGTTATCCATTTTCTATATCTGTCTATTAGTTCATTTAAACATACTTTAATCTCTTTACTTTGTCTATCTGGACTTACAGTAGCCATATATTATATTACAAAATTATTTAGAAAGGGTATTTCCTTTAATAAATTTGGGTTAATATTAGGAATTATCACTATTAGCCTTCTTGTTTCGTTAGTTGCCAATGGGTTTTTAAAGGATTATCAAAGAAAACGACTTGTGGTATTTATTGACCCGGGGATTGACCCTTTAAGTGCCGGGTATAATATTATTCAATCTAAAATCGCCATAGGCTCCGGTAGACTATTGGGTAAAGGAATTTTTCAAGGCACACAAAGTCAACTGGGTTTTTTACCTGAGCGTCAATCTGATTTCATCTTCTCAGTTATCGGGGAAGAATTAGGATTTATCGGGGTAATTATTACTTTATTGCTCTTTTTAATTATTATCTACCGCGGTATTTATATCGCCTTTTCTTCAAGGGATAATTTTGGTTGTTTATTAGCCTCGGGGATAATTACTATGATTGCTGTCCAGGTCTTTATGAATGTTGGTATATCTCTGAGTATAATGCCGGTAACCGGTCTAACCTTACCTCTGGTAAGTTATGGTGGCTCTTCACTTTGTGTCACTATGGTTTCTTTAGGCATACTTTTAAATATTAGATTAAGAAGATATATGTTATAAAATGATAAAATTATTAGCCCCCGCAAAGATAAATTTATTTTTAAAGGTCATCGGTAAAAGACAGGATGGTTACCATGAGTTAGAAACTATCTTGCAAAAAGTCGAATTATACGATACTATCATTTTAGAAAATAAGGATGGCGGAATTGAATTAGAATGTCCAGAGGTTGCTGGTGTAGAAAATTTAGCCTATAAAGCGGCTAATCTTTTAAAACAAGAACTAAAGGTCAAAAAAGGGGTAAAAATAAAGATTGAAAAAAATATCCCGATTGGAGCAGGTTTAGGTGGAGGCAGTTCTGATGCAGGAACCGTATTAATTGGCTTGAATAAATTGTGGTCATTGGGATTGAGTCAAACTGAGATGATTCTCCTCGCTTCTAAATTGGGGGCAGATGTCCCTTTCTTTATCATTAACCAGGGATTATCTTATGCAACAGGAATTGGAACAATCCTTACTCCTTTACCTCCTTTACCACAATTCTGGGTGATTATAATCTGGCCTAAAATAAAAATTTCTACGGCTAAAGTATATGAAAATGTAAATTTTATGTTGACAAATAAGCCAATAAAGAGTAAAATAATATTAGATGTCGTTAAAGAAGGTAATATAGAACAAATTTCAAATTTGCTTTACAATACATTAGAAGAAATTGTGCTCCTGCAATATCCGGTGATTAAAAAATTAAAAGAAAAACTCATTAATCTCGGTGCTCTGGGGGCTCTTATGTCAGGTAGTGGGTCAAGTATTTTTGGAATTGTTAAAACAGAGTTAGAGGCAGTTAACATCTATGATAAATTAAAAGGGGGGGATGAGATAATCTTTGTGACAAAAAATATGCAATAAATAGTAAACAGTCGTCAGTAAAGAAAAATAACTGTAACTGTTCACCGCACAAACACACAGAGAGAGTAGAGATTTTAATCTCTTTTATGTTGCAGCCAGATATACCCGTTAGGTATAATAGGCTATTCCAGATGCCAGTTTCATGTTAAAATCCCTCCTGAGATAACAAAGGCTATTATGAATTATATTGGTGAAATAAATAATCTCTGTGCAATATTATCATACGGGTATAGTTATACCAGAAGAGGAGGTAAAAAAGAATGTTTAAAACAATCCGTGGTATTTATGAAAATAGACAGATAATGCCTATTGAACCATGCGACTTAAGACCTGATATGGAATTTCTGATAACAATAATAGAAAAAGAAAGAAATCAGAACAGAGGAGTGAAGGATAAATCAGCATTTATCAGGTCTGTGCAGGGGAAATATAAACATCCTGAATTCAACAGTGAGGTCTTTGCGGCAAGAAAAAGAGAAGAAAAAGAGATTGAAAGGAGAAAGTTCGAGTGAATGTATATGTCTTTGATGCCTGTGCTCTCATTGCTTTTTTGGGTAATGAAGACGGTGCTAATATAGTTAGAGAAATGTTGGAAAAAGCAGGTCAGGGAGAGGATAGAATAATAATCCATAGCAATAATCTATGTGAGGTCTATTACGACCACTTGAGGGTCTTTGGTGATAAGAAGGCAGAAACAATGATTGAAGAAATATTAGAGTTGCCTTTGGAGATTATTAGTGAGGTAAGTATCCCACTTCTTAAGCTGGCTGGTAAGTTTAAGGTTGAAAAGAGTATTTCCTTTGCTGACTCCTTTGTGTTAGCATTGGCAAAAACTGAAAAAGCGTCCATTGTTACCACTGACCATCACGAATTTGATAGGATCGAAGAAGAGGGTAATATTCCTTTTATATGGATTCGTTAAGAAAAAGATTTGTTAGGGGAAAAATGGTGGGGTCAGACCTCGAAGGCTCCAAAGGCCCTCTAACTACTCTTAAAGAGGTGAATCAATGGAAATTACTAACATTCGGGTTAAACGAATAGAGAATGACTCGAAATTAAAGGCGTGGGTATCAGTAACATTTGACGATGTATTTGTGGTGCATAACATTAAAGTCATTCAGGGACAAGAAGAAATGTTTATCGCTATGCCTAATAGACTGACAAAAGATGGGGCATTAAAAGATATTGCCCATCCCATTAGCGTTGAATTTAGACAAACACTGCAAGATAAGGTATTAGAAGCATACCAGCATGCATAATAAAGAGATAGGCTAAGCAGAAGCAGAAAGAGAAGTTTTTTTGCTCTCTTTCTTAACCGCGACCTTGACTTTCTGTTAATTGGGGTGTCGCCAAGTTGGTAAGGCACGGGACTTTGGCTCCCGCATTCGGAGGTTCGAGTCCTTCCACCCCAGCCTAAAAATGCGTAACTATTCACCACGAAGGGCACGGAGAGCACGAAGTGAAATTTGATGAATTATCTAATAAAGTTAGCAAATATCAAAGTTGGTGTATTGATAAATTTCAATGTGGAAAGATTGAAAGAAGGCATAAAAAGATTTGTCTTGTCCAATCTCCCTGCCCTTCGTGCTCTTCGTGGTGAATAGTTACTGCTGAATAGTTACTCGAAAGAAAGAATTTATGGAAAACCGAATTACTATAATTATTTTAGCCGCAGGATTAGGAAAGAGGATGAAATCTGATTTGGCGAAGGTGCTTCATAAACTGTGCCATAAGCCAATGATAGAATATGTCCTAGACACTCTTTCCTTTTTTTTATCAGCAAGAATTATTATTGTTGTTGGACATCAAAAAGAAAAAATAGCCCAATTAGTTAAAAATAAAAAGGTAGAGATAGTTGTTCAAGAAGAGTTACTCGGGACAGGACATGCTGTTGCTCAAACAGAAAAGATATTGTCTGATTTTGAAGGGAATATATTAGTCCTTTGCGGAGATACTCCTTTACTAAAAAGTAGCACTCTTGAAAGGTTAATTCAAACTCATCAACAATCTAATGCAACAGTAACAATCCTTACAACAACCATAGATGACCCAACTGGATATGGCAGAATAATAACAGATGCCTCTGGGAATGTATGTGAAATTATTGAGGAAAAAGATGCCACAGAGCAGGAAAAGGCAATTAACTTAATTAATACAGGAACTTATTGTTTTAAAAGTAAGGATTTATTTTCTGCCCTAAAAAAGATAACGACGGATAATAAACAAGGCGAATATTATCTAACTGATGTTGTTGGAATTCTAAAAAAACAGGGAGAAAAAATAATAACCCTTCAAATACCTGACCCAATCGAGGTAATAGGGATAAATACACAGGATGACCTGAAGGAGGCTGAAAAGATAGTCACTGCTTATGTAAAAGGCAGTCAGTAATTATAATTAATAGTGAGGGTTAAGTTTATCCGAAAGCGTTCAAAATATGAAGGGTAGATGATGAGTTTTAAAGAAAAGGTTTTTCTCTTTTTAAGCAATAGGGAGAGGTCGAATATTCATCCTACTGCTTTTCCTCTTTTATCCTACTCCTATAGTGGTGATGAGTCTCTATGAATAGGGGTTTTCCCTCTTGAGAGCTGACATTACCCGAAAATTTCAAAATTTGGGTAGCCGTAATTTCTAACTTGTGATTTTATGTGGTTTTTTCACGCAAGATAAAACCACAACTATTATTTATCTTTGTTTCATATTTTAATGCCTTAAATACTCATTAACTTTTCATTTTCCCCATTTTTTTTGGGGTAATGTCAGCTCTTGAGAGGGGTTAGGGGTGTGTCTTTCATGGCATAGGCCGGTAGGTCGAAGAATATATTACTTACGACCTACTGCTATATCAGTAGATAACTGACTAATGACCAATGACTAATGTAGGGAAAAAAGATGATTGGACACAATTACTCAAAAATACAGGTAGTTAGAAAAAAAATCAAACTGAAACTTTTGACACTACCCTACTTAACAAATGAGGTAAAGAAATGAAGAAAATTTTATCTTTGGTGGTTTTGGGACTGATTTGGGGGTATGAGACAAAGGCAGGGGATTTGTATGTGCCATCAGGAACTTATACTACCATCCAATCTGCCATAGATGCCGCAGTAAATGGTGATACCATCTATGTTGGTTCTGGAACCTACAATGAGGCAATTTATATCAATAAAAGGATTAGTATAATTGGAGCGGGTGCAAATGTTTGCACAATTACAGCCATAAGTTTAGGCAATACAAATACCGTTACCTTTGATGGAGAAAATGCAAATGGGACCATTACGGGTTTTACAGTAACCGGGGAGATGACAATAACAGATTTTCCACTAACTCGGGCAAGTAGAGGCGGGTTTTATAACACTGGCAACGGAATATATTGCCTGAATGGTGCAAACCCAACCATCATAAATAACACCATCTCAGGGCACACTGTATGTGGCATCTCCTGCTACTACTCTTCCCCAATCATCATTAACAATACAATATCAGAGAATGGAGATGTTAGCCTCTTCTGTTACAACTCCTCCCCAATTATCACAAATAATACAATATCAGGTAATAATTGGGTTGGCATTTACTGCGACAATGAATCCTCTCCAACCATCACCAATAATACAATATCAGAGAATGGAGAAGTTGGCATTTCATGTTATTCCTCTTCCTCCCCACATATCGTCAATAACATAATATCAAAGAATAATTGGAATGGTATCTTCTGCTCCTCCTCTTCCCCACAAATTATCAATAACACTATATCAAGGAATACTTTTTATGGCATTTCTTGTAGATTCTCATCTCCAGTCATCACCAACAATATCATTACTGAAAATGGAAGAACGAGCGATGAATATTTTGGAATTTTATCGGATAATTCATCTCCTCAAATCAATTACAATTGTGTTTGGGGTAATGGTCAAAGTGGCAACAATAGTTATTCTGGATGCTCTGCAGGACCAAACGACATCTCCTACAATCCTCAATTCATCAGTAATGGTAATTTTCACCTTCAACCCCTATCTCCCTGTATAGATGCAGGTTCAAACACAGCCATAGGTACTATTACAACGGACAAAGATGGAAATCCTCGTTTTGTTAACGGTATTATAGATATAGGCGCCTATGAATATCAAAGTATGCAACAGGAAGGAATAATTTCATCTTTGGGGACTTTGTCTTACTCAACGCAGACTACTTTTGCTGAAACGATAAATAAGAAAATACTGATGCTGGAAAATACAACCGAGGATATCAGTTTTGAAGATTTTGAAGAGATAATGATTAAAACAGGTCGCTTTGCTAATAATGGCTTTTTTAAAAGCAAACTTATACTTGGGGAGAGTTCATATTTAATAAACGGTTCGCTTTATCAAAAAGAGGGCAAAATACACCTAAATGGTGTTCTGGAAGGAGGATTTGGAATAATAGAGGCGGTTTTGGGCTCGCAGACATATTATGGCACAGTGACTTGTCTTGAAATAGAAAATCAGAGTATCATTAGTCAAGAGGCAGGTTTTGGAGGGAATATAACCTCAATGGAGGAAGAAGAATATCCTGCGACTAAAATGCATTATCGCCAAATAGATGCTGACTTAGGCACAATTTCTTTGGTAGCAACAATGGTAAAAATAGATGATCCCAATAATCCTTATAATGATGAAGGATTTGCCATAATCTCTTATAGCTCAGCGTATGGTTTTGGTGAGGGATATACCTATGTTCAAGATAGGAGGCTTGAAGGTATTTTTAAACAACCATTATATGGTTTGATATTAGGTAGTATAAATGAGTCAGAAGGTTTATTAGTTTCAATAATCCAGGTAGATTATGGTTTGCCTGCTAAATCAGATGTAGATGTTGAAATCTGGGGACCTGGTAGGGTAAGCCCAGGCCAGATAATTACATATATGATTAACTTAAGGAATAGCGGATTGGTTTCTGCCAAAGATATATCAATAATCGCCTCACCGCCAACATTTACCGATTATATTTCAGCCTCAGATAACCATACATACTTTACCATTGCCCATTGGGAGGATATTGAGCATTGGCAGACAAGCAATGTAATCCAGGTTCCAAGGATAAGGTGGGATTTTTCGGAAATTCCCGCAATGTCCGTAACAACTTTAAATTTCCAGGTAAAGGTTAAGTGGGGATTGCCAGAAGGATTAAGCGAAAGCCCAGAGGTCTACATCTGGCCAAAAGCTGAGGCAGACGATTTTTATCCAACTTATGACCCGGAGGGAGGTCATGACTTTGATGGAGAGGAGGAATAACATGTTTAAATTAATATTATTGTTGAGTTTAATCTTTTGTGAGACTGGTTTTGCTAAGACCGACCAACCAAAACATCTTTGGAAGAGGGAATTTAAAACAGAGATAAACGCCCTTGCTCTAAGTAAAGATTCTTCAAAAATAGCCTTGACAGTAAAACCTGAAATTAAAGAATATAAAGAAGATAAGGATAAAAATTATTATGATGATAAAAGGATGGAATGGTTTGGCAGCAAACTTTATTACCTTGACAACAAAGGAAAAGTATTGTGGGAATATGAGGCAAAAAAGATGGAGGAGTTAGATAATGTTGTAATGAGTGAAAATGGAGATTATATAGCTTGCTCTGTAAAAGAGCTTATAACAGAAGATAGGGAGATAGGGTATTATATAGGCTCTTCTGGTAAATATAAATATGAAATAAAAAAATGGCAAGAGTGGAAATATAAAGAAGCCCGATTTTTTAATTCAAAAGGAAAATTGCTGTGGTCATTTAAAGGGAGAATAGACCAGTGCCAAATCTCATCTGATGGAAATTATATATTCCTCATTCCTGAGGCAGATGAAGAACATAATCCATTTGATAATTTTTATTTCCTGAATAAAGAGGGAAAAAAGATTTGGGAAATTTCACCTGGAAAATATCGTACAACATATTGGATGGCAAATGATGCTAATCGGATAATTATTGCTGATACATTATACGATAGAAATGGAAAAATATTATGGAAACTGCCTCCAAATAATTTTTTTGTTCGGATTTCAAAAAATGGTTCGTATGCCACAGTGCATTATATTCCTCCTTATGATGTCCAAGAAGTATGGAG
Proteins encoded:
- a CDS encoding sugar phosphate nucleotidyltransferase, whose translation is MENRITIIILAAGLGKRMKSDLAKVLHKLCHKPMIEYVLDTLSFFLSARIIIVVGHQKEKIAQLVKNKKVEIVVQEELLGTGHAVAQTEKILSDFEGNILVLCGDTPLLKSSTLERLIQTHQQSNATVTILTTTIDDPTGYGRIITDASGNVCEIIEEKDATEQEKAINLINTGTYCFKSKDLFSALKKITTDNKQGEYYLTDVVGILKKQGEKIITLQIPDPIEVIGINTQDDLKEAEKIVTAYVKGSQ
- a CDS encoding type II toxin-antitoxin system VapC family toxin codes for the protein MNVYVFDACALIAFLGNEDGANIVREMLEKAGQGEDRIIIHSNNLCEVYYDHLRVFGDKKAETMIEEILELPLEIISEVSIPLLKLAGKFKVEKSISFADSFVLALAKTEKASIVTTDHHEFDRIEEEGNIPFIWIR
- a CDS encoding FtsW/RodA/SpoVE family cell cycle protein; translation: MLNFSLKRGFDYIIFSSVILVACLGILMIYSATQSSGSNVLWLKQTMWFGIGLLGLIATVSFDYQLLGKYSRILYILAIVLLIFVLVGGPLIRCARSWVVIGPFSFQPAEFAKLATIIILAEYLSTKREGLTSIEEFIYPMGLVALPMFLILMQPDMGTTLVFLPVVLVMLYITGAKPVYLVSLTSITILIMVFSLFLSWEQLQIVHKIPVIHFLYLSISSFKHTLISLLCLSGLTVAIYYITKLFRKGISFNKFGLILGIITISLLVSLVANGFLKDYQRKRLVVFIDPGIDPLSAGYNIIQSKIAIGSGRLLGKGIFQGTQSQLGFLPERQSDFIFSVIGEELGFIGVIITLLLFLIIIYRGIYIAFSSRDNFGCLLASGIITMIAVQVFMNVGISLSIMPVTGLTLPLVSYGGSSLCVTMVSLGILLNIRLRRYML
- the spoVG gene encoding septation regulator SpoVG, with product MEITNIRVKRIENDSKLKAWVSVTFDDVFVVHNIKVIQGQEEMFIAMPNRLTKDGALKDIAHPISVEFRQTLQDKVLEAYQHA
- the ispE gene encoding 4-(cytidine 5'-diphospho)-2-C-methyl-D-erythritol kinase, whose protein sequence is MIKLLAPAKINLFLKVIGKRQDGYHELETILQKVELYDTIILENKDGGIELECPEVAGVENLAYKAANLLKQELKVKKGVKIKIEKNIPIGAGLGGGSSDAGTVLIGLNKLWSLGLSQTEMILLASKLGADVPFFIINQGLSYATGIGTILTPLPPLPQFWVIIIWPKIKISTAKVYENVNFMLTNKPIKSKIILDVVKEGNIEQISNLLYNTLEEIVLLQYPVIKKLKEKLINLGALGALMSGSGSSIFGIVKTELEAVNIYDKLKGGDEIIFVTKNMQ
- a CDS encoding right-handed parallel beta-helix repeat-containing protein — its product is MKKILSLVVLGLIWGYETKAGDLYVPSGTYTTIQSAIDAAVNGDTIYVGSGTYNEAIYINKRISIIGAGANVCTITAISLGNTNTVTFDGENANGTITGFTVTGEMTITDFPLTRASRGGFYNTGNGIYCLNGANPTIINNTISGHTVCGISCYYSSPIIINNTISENGDVSLFCYNSSPIITNNTISGNNWVGIYCDNESSPTITNNTISENGEVGISCYSSSSPHIVNNIISKNNWNGIFCSSSSPQIINNTISRNTFYGISCRFSSPVITNNIITENGRTSDEYFGILSDNSSPQINYNCVWGNGQSGNNSYSGCSAGPNDISYNPQFISNGNFHLQPLSPCIDAGSNTAIGTITTDKDGNPRFVNGIIDIGAYEYQSMQQEGIISSLGTLSYSTQTTFAETINKKILMLENTTEDISFEDFEEIMIKTGRFANNGFFKSKLILGESSYLINGSLYQKEGKIHLNGVLEGGFGIIEAVLGSQTYYGTVTCLEIENQSIISQEAGFGGNITSMEEEEYPATKMHYRQIDADLGTISLVATMVKIDDPNNPYNDEGFAIISYSSAYGFGEGYTYVQDRRLEGIFKQPLYGLILGSINESEGLLVSIIQVDYGLPAKSDVDVEIWGPGRVSPGQIITYMINLRNSGLVSAKDISIIASPPTFTDYISASDNHTYFTIAHWEDIEHWQTSNVIQVPRIRWDFSEIPAMSVTTLNFQVKVKWGLPEGLSESPEVYIWPKAEADDFYPTYDPEGGHDFDGEEE
- the mrdA gene encoding penicillin-binding protein 2, encoding MHIEPTESELERLRQRLVRLTTIIIIAFAILIVKAIYLQIIKGNYYQKVSENNRIRLIPITASRGMIYDCNGKILAQDIPSFDIAIIQLGLNKNEIEQTLIKLKEIVEINLKEVLEKIQAKKNKPFEPTVIVADVDREILTKIAERTTELPGIIIQVNQKRYYTYGPICSHLLGYIGEISKEELIRKYNDGYKYGDLIGKSGIEGYYDLSLRGKNGGKQIEVDVRGRQLQVLGNMEPIPGNNLILTIDKRLQEITNEALGEKSGAVVVMNPNNGEILSIVSKPGFDPNMFLGHMTSTQAKQIFSDKQYPLLNRAIQAQYSPGSVFKIIVATAALEDEIINEDTRYSCGGIYWLGNKRFICFQKEKHGSVDVMDALAHSCNIFFYQVGIKLGINKISKFAQQVGLGEKTGIDLPAEASGLVPTRRWKEEKFKESWYWGETVNLSIGQGYILSTPLQLACALSAIVNGGKIITPRIAKQMVDSSGNIKIFNPWVKRIIPLSNQTQKVVFKGLEDVVAKGTGQKAYLPYLRIGGKTGTVQNPTGEDHALFVCFAPVDDPKVVIAVLVEHGGKGGIEAVPVARRILEQMDWSIFKESGEVKG
- the mreD gene encoding rod shape-determining protein MreD, translated to MYWVMWIGIIILCLVGQTVYADVLTICEIKPDLLLIIIIFFAFKHSSFETGIIGFIAGILQDSLSGINQGINTFTKLIIGLSVSSIKKIHKENLISISLSIFIFTLIQNLLIFAIQSIFIISPGISSLNRVFFIAIYNTILGILIYPIIHKIKSGEG